The following proteins come from a genomic window of Nycticebus coucang isolate mNycCou1 chromosome 11, mNycCou1.pri, whole genome shotgun sequence:
- the LRRC61 gene encoding leucine-rich repeat-containing protein 61 yields MEPLGEKPGEAGGLHITPQLLKSRTGEFTLESILLLKLRGLGLTDLGCLGECLGLEWLDLSGNVLTQLGPLASLRQLAVLNVSNNRLTGLEPLAACENLQSLNAAGNLLATPGQLQCLAGLRCLEHLRLQDPLARLSNPLCASPTYRSVVRELLPGLKVIDGERVTGRGSELYQLCRDLDSSLHPSPGPIAIEAQPWVEPEYWESWPTRSSSILEEACRQFQNTLQECQDLDHQASDSLAQAQQALSPAGTTSSFVF; encoded by the coding sequence ATGGAGCCTCTGGGAGAGAAGCCGGGAGAAGCTGGTGGGCTACACATCACACCCCAACTGCTGAAGTCTCGCACGGGTGAGTTCACCCTGGAGTCCATCCTGCTGCTGAAGCTGCGTGGTTTGGGGCTGACAGACCTGGGCTGCCTGGGGGAGTGCCTGGGCCTTGAGTGGCTGGACCTCTCAGGCAATGTGCTCACCCAGCTGGGCCCGTTGGCCTCCTTGCGCCAGCTGGCAGTGCTCAATGTCTCTAACAATCGGCTGACAGGGCTGGAGCCACTGGCCGCCTGTGAGAACCTGCAGAGTCTCAATGCTGCAGGCAACCTGTTGGCCACTCCTGGCCAGCTGCAGTGTCTTGCTGGGCTGCGGTGCCTTGAGCACCTGCGGCTCCAGGACCCTTTGGCCCGGCTCAGCAACCCTCTCTGTGCCAGCCCTACCTACCGGTCTGTGGTCCGGGAGCTGCTGCCTGGCCTGAAGGTCATCGATGGTGAGCGTGTGACTGGGCGTGGCAGTGAGCTCTACCAGCTGTGCCGAGACCTGGACAGCTCCTTgcaccccagccctggccccataGCCATCGAGGCCCAGCCCTGGGTGGAGCCAGAGTACTGGGAGTCTTGGCCCACCCGGAGCAGCTCCATCCTGGAGGAGGCCTGCCGGCAGTTCCAGAACACCCTGCAAGAGTGTCAGGACCTGGACCACCAAGCCAGTGACAGCCTTGCTCAGGCCCAACAGGCCCTCAGCCCTGCGGGCACTAcctcttcttttgtcttttaa